A window of Eubalaena glacialis isolate mEubGla1 chromosome 11, mEubGla1.1.hap2.+ XY, whole genome shotgun sequence genomic DNA:
ATGAGAGGCTGGAATGAAAAAAGAGGGCTTCTACTGAGAGTCGTTCAGGTTCTAGATTGAAAACCAAAGTCCTCATCAAATTATGCAAATCAAAGGAGAAACTAAGTTGTTCTAAGATACAGAAAGTAACAAGTGTAGAACACAACTGGTACAGGATGTAGATAAATCATCTAGTTGCTAACGCAGGGTTACGCACTGGCACCTCATTTTGTTGAGAAAAGGGTCCTGGGCCTTGGAGTTTCCCGAATGAGATAAAAATGAGTTGCGATGATTGCTGTTGGAGAAACCACATTACTGTGGTTACTCTTTTACATATTCCTGGGGATTTACTCTAAGGACTGACTTGGCTTTAGAACGCGAAAGCGTAAAACATTTATAAGGTGTGCCTTGACAGCTTCCAAAGAATTATTCTAATATGGAAGCCAAAGTGAGGAAAATTTGGTTTCTTTGAAAATTCCATCTCACCCACAGCAAGAGTTTTGTCGTTCGAGATTTCAAGGTCATGGGGAAGGAAGATGAGGGGTAAAGAGGAAGTAGCTACTTGTTCTGAAGAAAATACCTTCTCCCTCACTGAGGACCTCAGGGACTCCAGCTGCCTGGCTTCGCCCATGAAAACATTCTCAGTTCTGCCCTCTAAGACTGAATAAGCAAGCCCAGGCATTTCTACAGCGGGCTACCttcatctgtttctttcctcCTTGTCCCCAGCTTGCCGAACTGTGGGAGGAAGCACTTCCCTGAGAGCCGGCGGTGCTCCAGActcctccatcctcctcctcttcccagctGGGATGGCGAGTTCCTGTCGCGGGCCCGTCACTCTCCCCCCAGCCGTCTTGCATAGATTTGGAATCTTTAAGAGAAGAACGAACCAACTGTACGCAATAGCTATATATAACAATAACCGCAACAACCATTTCCCGTAAACGCAGCATTTTCGTGTATTTGTACTTTTGTCTAGTCTACCTGTACGGCAAGGCGAATATCATTCGAACTTTTGAGAGGAGAAATGGAAACCCAAAAAGGGTCAACGATACAGAGTAAGTTAATAAACCACAAATCAAGATTTCCTGGCCTCTGGTTcaatgattttttcccctttatacaAAGTTGACAGAAATCCCCCAATTGAAAAGAACCTGTCGTTACTTACAAGAAATTTCACATCTCAGTTTACAGAAATCTGTTACTCTTAATGAGGATGTTTTACTGCATTCTTTAGTTTTACCCTCCTAAAAGTATGTGATGAACTTTATAATGGACTTTACAAATATGAGGTATGGTAAAGAACAACTGTCTACCTCGCTTGGGGTGAAGAAAACACGCAAAatggatgaaaaaagaaaactgtattaGATTTTGAATATCAAAATTACGGTTAAAGAAGAGAAATTCACATATAGCCATGAAAATTTGAAAGTTATTGGATTTACACACTTGAAATGGATTAGGTACTAAAAAGATCCTAGGCAAAGACAATGTATAAGTAACGGCTTTTAAAAGACAGACGGAGGAAATGTGGTAGACAGGGAACGAGGAAAACAGAACGAAGACAGAGGGAAATCAGGGCTCTAATATTCGACGAAATAGGACGTCATCAGTATCCAGAGTCAAATTTCACCAACATCCCCCTTTAAACAAAGATCTttaatttggagattgggataaATCCTTAATCTCCTTCTGAAAATATTGTATGGAACTGACGGATACACTTTGTGGTAATGATACTCTATACAATGATGGAAGAAGGGAAATACACTATCCTGCCTAGAAGCTCCATCCACACCTTCAATTTACCAAATGACAGGACCTTTACGAAGGGGTAGTTATTTGATTTAGATATCTTCATGTGAAGAGTCTAGAGCCAGAAAGGTGTCTCTTCCAGGCCTTTCCTTGAATGACTGCTGCCATGCCCTAGGACCAGGCCTATGATGCCATGCAGGCACCCATCAAGTACACAGGGTGCAAGGCAGTTGATTTCCTCAGACTGTGGCATCATCTCCCAGCAACGCCCAGGGGAACCTGATGGAACCTCCATGGGGTTCACTGAGCCCCCCTTGCAGGGGCTCTGTGACTGGGCAGCAAGAGGCAGGGCTTGGGGGCTGTTCTCTCCGCTGCTGGTAATGCCATTGATAACCAGGACCATTTCTTCTGCATAGGAGGTTACCCACTATTATTGTAAACACAGGCTTTATACATCCTCTGACAAGCAACAGGAATTAAAGACCCAACATAAGTGACATACTGACCCCTTTAAAGAAGGAAGACATCCACGTAACCCTTCTTCTAGAGAAAGGAGCTGAACTTTTAACAAATGACTTCTTGTAGAAAGATAAAAAAGCTCCGAATTTTAGTCACAGAGCCCACACCAGATATAAGGTATCTGCAGTCTAGACAAGATCACAGGTTAACTATCAGCATCAATTTGGTAGGCTGTGATGATCTAGCCCCTTCCTCTATTACACACTGAAATTACCCAGAGAAGGAGTAAATATAGCTACAGCTTTAACTGCAGATATAGATGATCCTGAAGAgtagaagactttttaaaatctggAGAAAAGTGAGTCTTTTGTGATGGACAAAAGATGATCCTGAAGTTGGGAAAGACACATAAAAATCCTGAAAGTACTGCTAAAGTACCTCCTTGTGCCAAGGGTCTGGTTAATGCCTTCCAACAGCATTTTGGATCTATTCCAAGTCTACAGGATGGTATTTCCCATGATGATACAACCAATTTTACAATGAAAATCAAGACGAAATCAAATTCTTTATAAAGCTATTTCTATGAAGGGAAGGAGGttcgtaatttttaaaatgcagtcaaGTTACATAGGAACAAGAGTGAGTTTCTAGAATACAGATAGCTAAGACGATATTCCTTCCTGTGGCATGGTAAGAATCATACATATCATAAAATAAACTTGACAGTAGAATTTTTTATTCTTGTTCAAATTTTGAGTATTCAGTCTGAccacattttttaatcaaaagacaATTCCTTAAGTCTGCAATATGGTAGAAGAGTGATGTTGGAGTACTttttaagaaaactataaacaagtGAAAACAGATACTTGAAACTGAATTTTTCAATTGAGCACCATCCAATGGGACGTTCCGCAGCATCCATTTACAAAGTTTGCAAATTACTGTGACTACACATTGCCAGCTGGATCTAGTATAGCTTAGATTTTCAATGATCATGAATAACTGTGACGTGCtttgtttaaaaattcaaatgaagaAATCTTTGTTGGGTTCAAGAAACCTTAAATGTCCTTACATGGGTGGATGTATGAGAAGAGagacaaaggggaaaggaaggaacgGAAGGGTGAAGTCACTGGGCAGCAGAGACCTTGTTCCACGTTAAAAGccaggagtttaaaaaaaaaattataccaacATGAGAGTAGAAATGCAAAATAGGTCTAATGAGCAATATTTAAGTTACTGAGCAAAAAAAAAGCACCACATGAAAATTTCAATTCTGGCCAGACACTAAACCTAAGTTAAAACGAAATCAACAAAACTAACTTATGACTTTTAGCTCACTGTAAGCATTTTTACATATGCCAAGTCCCCAGCATTTGCTGCTAACCATTTATTAAAGGTTCAAGGTCCTGAATCTCACTGAAACAACAGTTTAACAACAGCCCTCGCCAAAATGTGTGACCCCCAAAGTTATAATAGACTCCCTCAAAAATAATGCCGTATACTTACTAGGTTTCATGGCATTTGGAGCACTGGAGGGTGTGGTCCCCCAGCCTGTGGTCGATGCTCCTGTGTCATCCATTTCACCCCACCCAGGACTGCTTTCATTTGGCTCACCCCAAGCTGAAGTACCATTATCTGGAGCAGGTGGTGTGCTTTTGCTCCAGACTGTAAAGAAAGGACATGTATCTCTAAGAATGATTTGTTCAATGAACACCATAGTATCCACTGGGGGTGAAGGTAGGAGGAACAGGCACTCCTGAATtctgttggtggaaatataaatagGTACCACCTTCATGGAGGGCACTTGGCATTGTCACTTTAACTTTTTGCCCAGTAATTCCACTGCCAGGAAATTATACCACAGATATACTTGTAAAAGTAGATGAAATTACATGTACAACAATGCCCACTGCATCACTGTCAGATAAcatttggaagcaacctaaatatctacCAAAAAGGGACCAGTCAGACCAATCGTGAGTTGCCCATCAAATGAATACTATACACGAagcaattaaaagacagaaatgtaCATGCTAACGTGGAAAGGTtttaagaataatgaaaaaagcaaggtgaAGAACAGTGTATATAGTACAATCCCTTCcgtgtaaaaattttaaaggatagATATATTTTGCTATAGGTATGAACGGAATTTTTGAATGGCACACAAAATTCTAAGACCTGCAGGGAGAGACCCTAGGGGCTAAGATTCTTTTACTTATtaccttttgcttttctgtacagTTTGAAGGTTTTTActatatgaataaaaatttttacatGTTCTAGGTAGGGAATTAATGAGCAATCTTCATttccttcctcattcttttcaATATTTCAAGAAAAGAACTAATTAAAAGTAATCATTTTCTAAGTGTCCATAACTGGATTCACTGAATACTAAGCTTACTGTGGAAAgtggaaaattaaatattatgactaattttaactaaaaaaacGAACACTTGAATGGTGCATCCTCTTAATTCGTTGAACTATATGAGGACATTCAAGCTGACAATGCCAAACTAAGAATGATTACctgcactactttttttttttttaaaagagttcaaAATCCCGCGGCCACCCTCCCCCGCCgccctgcctttttaaaaatgttcaccaGCACTATTTTTAATTTACCAGGTATGATGTTTCCTACTCAAATAAGGAGGGAAGAAAGTTCAATTCTGGACAACTGATTATCATGAGATAACAATCTCCACACAACGAAGTACTCCACTTCCAGAGGTTAACTGTTAAAAATCATCTGGAAAGTGATGGAAACCTTCCAGATCCCAGCTTTGCTACAGCATTTTCTGATGGTCTCTGCAAGAACAACACAGACTACTTCCCGTCGCCGGGGCAAGAGAAACACAGAGGACGTGTCCACAGGCAGAACCAGGATGGAAGTCAGGTCTATTTCTGCTcctattttaattctttatttttaaatctagagCACAGTTTGTTTAGCAAGATATAAATCTTTTGGATTCTGCAGACCAATACAATTaccaaaacgaaaaaaaaaacaactggggAGACTAACCCAGGGATgccatctttttccttttgccaagaaagaacattaaaatgtactaccagcatttgttatcactATCATTTTATAAAAACGGAGTCTCTGTTAACAACAGCCTAGAGTTAACGTAGGAAAGATTCCCAGAACAAAGCTAAGTTAAATAAATGCATCTTAATAAAAATGCCTTGGTTTAGGATTTCTTTTCTTCACCAAAACCTGTGAGAAAAAGCCATTGCCTACCTGATGCTGATTTAGCGGTCATCGGGGTAGGCAGGTTTGGTTCTCGAGGCGCTGGGCCCCCTTGGGAATTCTTATCCCACAGATTCACATTCTTGTAGTTGTAACTGTTAGGGTCTCCCCACGCTGAAGTGCCATCATCAATGTCCATCTTCCGACTAATCGACTGTGGGGACGGCTCTTCCCAACCACTGGGTTCCTCATCCTTCGGGGCCACTGGCTGCGGCCCGCTGCTCCAGTTGGAACCGGAAGGTCGTCCGTTGCCTGGAGGTGGTGGGGCTGGGCCTCCCCATGAACCAGAAGTCTCTGGTTGTGGTGGCGGCGGCTGCTGTGCCTGCTGCTGCTGTTGGTGCTGCTTGTTCCAGGAACTGGGTTGTCTGCCGGTCTCTGTCCAGGCTGTAGATCTTTTGCAATCTTCCCACCCGCCTTTTGAAGCTAGGCTTGCATTCCCACCGTTCCCCCAAGTTCCGATTTCATTCTGCCCTCCTTCACCCCACCCAGACACAGGTTTACTGGCAGAACTTTCCCAATTGCTGTTTTTCGCCTGATCGACCTCCTCTCCCCAACCATTCTTTCCAGAAGTCCATCCTTGATTGGGCTGGcgtccacctccccacccctgctccttGTTGGAATTCTCATTCCAAGAGGAAGATGTCTTTTCATCTGGTCGTCCTCCTCCCCAACTGGAAGAGTTGTTGTTCTTATAGTCGTTCCAGCCTCCTGTGTTCTTGGGGTCTTTCCACTCTGTAGAGGCTGAGAGCTCCCCCCATCCAGACTTCATTTGATTGCTTTGGCTGGGTGCGTCTCCCCAGCCCCCTGAGTTCTTGGTCTGTGTGGCAGCGCTCTCCCACCCCTCAGTTCCTTTGTCAGATTTCCCCTCGGGCCTTGGCACCTCTTCAATATCCCACACTGTGTCCTGCTTAATTTGAGTTTGGCCCCAGCCAGTGTTTGAGAGCACCCTGGGGTCCAAATCAGTTCGGCTCAAAAGAGTCTGCAAGACAGCCTGACAATCAGGATGTGTGGGCCTGTACGACCGACGGCCAGAATTATGACTGTCACTACTTCCTGCTTTGTGGTTGCTTCCAGTGCTTTGACCTCCAACTTCACTTCCCGTGGAGCTGGAAGATCTTCCCCAACAGGGAGCCTGGGCATTGCCTTGGTTTTCAGGGAGGGGGTGGCCCTTTTGATTGTCCCATGCTCCAGTGCTAGAATTTGGTTGGTTTGGACCACTCCATTCTCCAATTTTCAACTCATCAGACCCAGTCGGCTGTttccattctccctgagagaccCCAGATGTCATTTTGTTCCCTTCACCCCATTTGTTGTCATTAGAGTCCTGAGGGCCAAAGTTCCAGGACCCACCCGTAGACCTGTTATTGTTGTCCCAAGAGTCATTTTTTGACCCGGTTGATTTCTGAACAGGAGCTCCTTTCCAGGAGTCCTCTCTATCCTTTCCATTGTTCCCATTGTTTCCAGAATTGCTTTGTCCAGAGGCTGTGTCAGTTCCAGAAGACCCCCTAGCTGCACTCCAAGATCCAACACTCCCAGTCTTTCGATCTCCAGTGCTTTGTGAAGGGGCATCAGTGCTCCTGGAGGCGTTCCCCAAGCCCATTCCGAAGGGCATTCCCTTATTCTCCATGGGGTTTGGTGAACTTAAGTTCAAGGAGttagtgtttccattttttggtccATCAGTGTTATGAATTTGAGCCTGTTCTCTGCCAGAGACAACAAAATTAACACCCGCATTTTCCATCTTTGACTGCTGTTCCCTGGATGCCTGACCTACTGTGCTAACCTGTGCATTGGAATTACTAGTATCCGCTTCCAATGCCCCTTTCCTAGAATTTCCTTCTTGGACCAGCGCTGGCCAGGCAGATGGGTTGCTATTTGGGTTAAAGTTGCTGAAGCCAGAGCCAGGTCCAATTCTATCCTGACCGCTCACATTCCTCCAATTTCCTAGTCCATTGTTGCTTTCTGTAGTAGAGTTGGAAGATTGAACAGATTTAGCCTTAGGGTCAGATTTCCAGACCCCAAGATTACATTCGTTCCCAGAACTTGCAGACTGGCACTGGCTCCCTTTTCCTTTGTTACTAGTGGTGCTTCCTGGCAGAGTGCTCTTCTCAGAGCCAGGGTTCGAGGCACTGTTGTTATCGGTGGTGTTTTCGGAAGAAGACTCAGTGTCTTTGCTGGCAATGCAAGGCCACTCTTCCATGTCAGACCCGTCTACAATCACCTTGTCCCAGATGTGAATAGGGTTGGGGGAGGCGCCGTTGTTGGAGGAGGCTCCCGGGCCCCAAGTGGGATTTGCATAATGTGAAGCAGCAGCACCTCCAAGGGCTGACTCTGAGAAAGAGAGTGTCTCATCAATCACAGCTGCACATGCATGCTCTATTAACACCCCAAGCTCAAAGTGCCCCAGAGGAGAGCTCACCATGCTTCCCCGCAAACTAGTTCTCTACCCAGCTGCCTGCCTTGGTGAACTGTATCACACCCGTCTTAGTCATCTCTTCTGTTTTGCCAGGTTGGTGTATTTGCTAAATCTCACCCCCTCAGCATCTCTCAAAGGTACCCTCTTGCCATTCCTAGTGACAGAGAAGGGCCTTCCTGTATCTTGAGACAAGGCAATAACACCCTGTACTTGCTTTGTATCTCCAATCCATGCTGAACACTCCTGGCTGCAGTGAGTTTTCTAAAGCACACTTTTGATTATATCACTGCTGTATGGAAGGCAGTGGATAGTTTCTTAGTGTACAAGAATAAAGCTGAACTCTTTGGACTGAGGTTTGATCAAGATGCTCCACAACCTGGGACCAACTGACTCTTCTAGTCTCACCTTCCACTGCTCTCTCTGATGATGCCCACATTCCACAAATTGCACCTTCTCACCCTGGAACCATTCCACATAGTCACCTCCACATAGGCACCTCctgttttttccttctgaattcaCAAGCTGAAATTTATCTGTCTTTCTGGGCCTAGTTCAAGTGCCGTTGCTTCTATGAAACTTTTTTGAGCTTACCACCTGAAAACCACCTTTCCCTGTCTGGAGCCATTTTGCTCAGTGTACTGTGTTCACATCTTCCTTTCCCCACGTCAGTGCCTTTTAGTCAGAGACCTATCTTGCTAACGTTTGACTTCCACATGGCGACCAGGGAACTGCTGCTCAGTAAACGTCTACTGAATGAGGAATGCCCACCCAGCTAGATGCCAGGGGCAGACAAGCATGAATCAGTTTGTATGCCCAAGGAACTTGATAAAATAGTCTGGCTCAGCACATATTTGATGGAATTTACTATATTTGGTGGGGGGAAAAACGACCCGTTTTTAGCCCAATAATTTCTAAACTTATTCCTTTCACCAAAGAGCTTTAAATCAATATGACGTTGAAAAAAAACTATTACATAGAGCCATATAAAAATAAGGAAGCAGAGAATCTCAAACTCTTGAGATTAGGGGCTCCTTGGTTTTAAGAATGTAAACAGGAGACTGACTCACACTGGACCCATGTCGACGTCCAGGCCTGGCTAGACTCAGCTGCTGAAGTGCCCGGCACAACCGCTCCCTCACACTTCCCTTTGCAGCTGGTTACGAGGAGCCAGGAAGGAAGGGCCAGGAGGCCTTTCCCTGCCTGATTTGGGTCTGGCCTGACAGCCACCACAAGAAGCCTTCTATACAGGGCTTATCTCTGTATGAAGCCTGTGTCGCCGCGAGCTTTCTTTCCATCTTCGCTTGGCACACAAGATGGTAACAGAATTTTCTAGGCAATTCTACGTTCAAATCAGAACTAGAATAAAGTGTCCTGTCATTAACAACCACCAGGCTCATTGTCCTTGCCAACGCTTGATGGTCTTCAAGCTCTGAATTTTAATAtagtctcaaaaaatattttaagaatacgTGGAAATCTGTTAACAAGCTTTAaacaaaaaggggggggggatggtATCTGGAAGTTCTTTACTGTTAGCTGTTTAGTATTCATctattaaaaactctcaaaacttcCAGTAGGACCCTTCAGCTAAAGATCCCTTATATCTACATATAGTTTTTAACAAAGCTCAAAATCCAGGGCTCTCTAAAgaaatactgattttaaaaatctaataaaagaaTGGTattatgtgggatcctcccaagaTTCTACATTATCATCTAAGAGACCATTCTCTCTATTCTCCCAGCATTCCAGGAACGTAAACACGGGAGTCTAAGATTCAGAACCAGCCTCTGCACTAGCCTCATTTCCAGTCGCCCCCTGAGCACACACCTGTGGGGGAAGCTGGGACTACGGAGGCTCGAACTGTAATGCTCTTGTCTGAGGAGGAAAAAAGGTcccaaagagagaggaaaaacagcAGTGACATTAGACGCTCAGGCCAAGACCACACACTCACTGGACACCAAAACCCAGTTTCAGGAGAGAAATGCTGGTACACATCTCACACTGGGCTCCTCCCCCATCTTTTGAGTAACCCCAGGCGTCTATATAATTAACGTGGACTTGACATGGGCAACACAAGCGACATGCTCACTCCCTGCAGCCGCCGTGCCTCCCGTTCACCTGCATGAGGCTCGCTCACCTGGTGCGGTCCCACCCTCGCTCTGCAGCAGCGCTCCTGTCACTTGTGCGTTGGGGTTTGCTCCGGGCGCTGTGGAGGGAggaggccccgccccgcccccgaggAGCATGCAGGACGGTGGAGGAGGCTGCCCACGCTTTAGTAACACTTTGTGGTCCTGCTGGCAACGGAATCGCGGCGGCACCTCCCGAGGCATGTAGCGGGCGGCGCTTGGCGGTTGTCCGTTCGGCACTGCCACCCTTTTGGCATTGTTGCCACCATTGACTGGTGGCGATGGAGAGCTGCCAATCGGGCTGGCGGCCGTTGGTTGGCTTAAACTTGGTTTCGTCACTTCGGgcactgaaagagagagattgGGAAACAGCCTTTGAGATCAAATGCATTTTTCtgaagattatttttaagaaagcttGCATGAGACCAATTCTAATAAGACAACTCTTCTTTCACCCAACTCTGAGGGACATGGTCTTTCCAGATTCCCCAGCATCTTCAGTTTACCGAAGGTAGGGTAAGGGCAGCGAGTGATGGTGACAAGGATTCAAAGACTGCGGTATCATGGAATTACATTCCATTAACtaaggaggagaggggagcaaGCACCATTCACTCCCCTAAATCAATAGTGGAACACCTGAAGGGCTGCCCAGAAGGTCTAAGGATGCATACAAACCCCACACAAAACCCATGGTAAAGGTTCAAGGCTCTCAGCCCAAGGACCCTTTTCCTTCATCCACATTCTGAAAGACTGGCCTCTGAGaaaatttcccccaaatcccTGGACTAGGTAGGCTATGCACCCTTCATTCGGGCTCCTGGAACACGCTGTCCATCTCTGTACCACTGAATGAACCGGTTATATTGACGTTCTCCATTTACAGACCCTTCTCCCCACCATGCCAGAAGTTCCTCAATGGCAGGAACccatctttcatctttttttcttaggGCCTGGTACAGAGTAGACCCCTACAGGGAACCCCAGGCCTAGAGAATCACAAAATCAACTTGGTTTTGGTTTCTACAGCCACCTGAACTCAAAGACTCTTGGCACTCTGTGTAAACATTAGAAATGTTATCTTTTTGcttttgtccaaaaaaaaaaaaaaaaaaaaaagtggaccttgtgtgtgtgtctttcaactgttcatttaaaataaaaatttcaaaatgtagaTAGTTTTCCTATTTACTTTAAACACTTAAGGTTTCCCCTCACTTTTACAACGGCAAACAGGAAGTACTGGGACACTGAGACGACCGTGAAGCTCTGCAGGACCCCTTGGCTTCCCCTCAACCCTACAGAGAATGTTCCTCTGGATCTGCACCTCCCTTGCTTCATCTTACCAAAAGACTGCCACCCTTTCCAAGAAAATCCACCTGGTAAATACAGGCTGGCGGCAATACAGAAACAATCATTGAGACTGGTAATTCAGATGATTCTGAGGCCCAAATCCTTGACACCCAGAGTCATGTTAGGGCCAGCCCTGGTGGCAGTATTGCTCTAACTGCTGAAATGATGCTGGGCCAGCATGTTGCTCATTGAACTGGCTCCTTTATGAGGAGAGAGATACATCATCAGAAACCAGGGGGCCCAATCTATACCCACTGGACATTGGTGAGTACTGTgagtaacaggaaaaaaaagagtaggagCCTGAACTAACTGCAAAGCAATGCTTGGGTCTAACCTTAGCCAATCATGAGGCAGTTCTGGGCCTCCTAGTAAGGAAGGGAGGTCagaggataaatgaatgaatgaatgaataaataagtaaataaacatatttcttaagaaaataaattggtCATTAtctaatattattaatatagtaCCCTTTGCATGACTTGTAACAGCCAGTGGATAAAtaactgataaatgaatgaataaagatgaatTATTTAATGATTCATTTTCTATCTGTGCCTGGAGGATTCCATAGCACATGGCATTCCCAATCCCCTTTCCTCTTATTATGAGAATAAACAAGAAGCTGACAAAGGCTGGCGGGATTCTTCCCAACTAGCTTTTAGGATAGAAGGAGTTATGCTTCTGCAAGGCTACCCTTCTATAAGAGGGCTAGAATCTCCCCTTTAAGGTAACCAGGTTTGTTACATGCCTTCCCTCATTTCTCTAAAATAGAGTAAGACATGGAAAGGAGAGTCTacagagctgagatctgaacaTCAGTTCGACTAACTTTACAACATTCATAGCATAACCAAAGAAATCTGGTGGGTACTGTGTACTGTGCAAGATTCCCTGCAAAAGCTCCTCAAGGCATTTTCCCACCATCACATCAGAGGTAGAATGGATCATAAACGATGAAGTCATTATAAAACAGGAGCACCGCTTGACCACTCTCCTTGCAACATGGTGCTCTATTCTGGGAGATTAGCCATTCAAAACTCTAGGACACAGTCAGAAA
This region includes:
- the TNRC6B gene encoding trinucleotide repeat-containing gene 6B protein isoform X4, encoding MREKEQEREEQLMEDKKRKKEDKKKKEATQKVTEQKTKVPEVTKPSLSQPTAASPIGSSPSPPVNGGNNAKRVAVPNGQPPSAARYMPREVPPRFRCQQDHKVLLKRGQPPPPSCMLLGGGAGPPPSTAPGANPNAQVTGALLQSEGGTAPESALGGAAASHYANPTWGPGASSNNGASPNPIHIWDKVIVDGSDMEEWPCIASKDTESSSENTTDNNSASNPGSEKSTLPGSTTSNKGKGSQCQSASSGNECNLGVWKSDPKAKSVQSSNSTTESNNGLGNWRNVSGQDRIGPGSGFSNFNPNSNPSAWPALVQEGNSRKGALEADTSNSNAQVSTVGQASREQQSKMENAGVNFVVSGREQAQIHNTDGPKNGNTNSLNLSSPNPMENKGMPFGMGLGNASRSTDAPSQSTGDRKTGSVGSWSAARGSSGTDTASGQSNSGNNGNNGKDREDSWKGAPVQKSTGSKNDSWDNNNRSTGGSWNFGPQDSNDNKWGEGNKMTSGVSQGEWKQPTGSDELKIGEWSGPNQPNSSTGAWDNQKGHPLPENQGNAQAPCWGRSSSSTGSEVGGQSTGSNHKAGSSDSHNSGRRSYRPTHPDCQAVLQTLLSRTDLDPRVLSNTGWGQTQIKQDTVWDIEEVPRPEGKSDKGTEGWESAATQTKNSGGWGDAPSQSNQMKSGWGELSASTEWKDPKNTGGWNDYKNNNSSSWGGGRPDEKTSSSWNENSNKEQGWGGGRQPNQGWTSGKNGWGEEVDQAKNSNWESSASKPVSGWGEGGQNEIGTWGNGGNASLASKGGWEDCKRSTAWTETGRQPSSWNKQHQQQQQAQQPPPPQPETSGSWGGPAPPPPGNGRPSGSNWSSGPQPVAPKDEEPSGWEEPSPQSISRKMDIDDGTSAWGDPNSYNYKNVNLWDKNSQGGPAPREPNLPTPMTAKSASVWSKSTPPAPDNGTSAWGEPNESSPGWGEMDDTGASTTGWGTTPSSAPNAMKPNSKSMQDGWGESDGPATGTRHPSWEEEEDGGVWSTAGSQGSASSHSSASWGQGGKKQMKCSLKGGNSDSWMNPLAKQFSNMGLLSQTEDNPSSKMDLSVGSLPDKKFDVDKRAMNLGDFNDIMRKDRSGFRPPNSKDMGTTDSGPYFEKGGNHGLFGNSTAQSRGVHTPVQPLNSSPNLRAQVPPQFISPQVSASMLKQFPNSGLNPGLFNVGPQLSPQQIAMLSQLPQIPQFQLACQLLLQQQQQQQLLQNQRKLSQAVRQQQEQQLARMVSALQQQQQQQRQPSMKHSPSHPVGPKPHLDNMVPNALNVGLPDLQTKGPIPGYGSGFSSGGMDYGMVGGKEAGTESRFKQWTSMMEGLPSVATQEANMHKNGAIVAPGKTRGGSPYNQFDIIPGDTLGGHTGPAGDSWLPAKSPPTNKIGSKSSNASWPPEFQPGVPWKGIQNIDPESDPYVTPGSVLGGTATSPIVDTDHQLLRDNTTGSNSSLNTSLPSPGAWPYSASDNSFSNVHSTSAKFPDYKSTWSPDPIGHNPTHLSNKMWKNHISSRNTTPLPRPPPGLTNPKPSSPWSSTAPRSVRGWGTQDSRLASASTWSDGGSVRPSYWLVLHNLTPQIDGSTLRTICMQHGPLLTFHLNLTQGTALIRYSTKQEAAKAQTALHMCVLGNTTILAEFATDDEVSRFLAQAQPPTPAATPSAPAAGWQSLETGQTQSDPVGPALNLFGGSTGLGQWSSSAGGSSGADLAGASLWGPPNYSSSLWGVPTVEDPHRMGSPAPLLPGDLLGGGSDSI